The DNA region AAAAGATTACCCGTGAGGCTGAAGCTCGTGCAAAGGCTACTCTGGCGCAGGCTGAAGCTGAAGCAAGAGCTATCCAGATGAAACTGGAGGCCGAAGCTGAAGGTAAGAAGAAGTCATTGCTTGCCGAGGCTGAAGGCTTTGAGGCCATGGTACGTGCAGCGGAATCCAACCCGGCTATCGCCATCCAGTACAAGATGGTAGATCAGTGGAAGGAAATTGCCGGAGAACAGGTGAAGGCATTCGAACATATGAACTTAGGAAACATCACTGTATTCGATGGTGGAAACGGAGGTACGAGTAACTTTTTGAGTTCATTGGTGAAGACGGTTGCTCCAAGTCTGGGTGTACTGGATAAGTTGCCTATTGGTGAGACTGTGAAGGGTATCATCCATCCGGAAGGGAAGGAAGACAAGCAGGAAACCAAGAATGAAGAACCGAAGAAAGACGAAAAGAAGAAATAATCAGATCACTTTCTCTGTCATTTAAAAAAGAAGCGAAGGATTCATTTCCCCTTGGAACAGGGGAGGAATTCTTCGCTTTTGCTTAATAGAATAGTTCAGGTCTTTATATTCCCAGTCGTTCTTTCAATAAACGGTAGCCCGTCAGACTGACCCGCAGCTTGGTCCCGTTCTTTAATAACACTTGATAAGTCTCTTTCCCGAATAATTCAACCCGGGATATTTGTGTCACGTTTACAATGGTGGAACGGTGGATACGTACAAAATTGTTTGTCGGCAGATGCCCTTCGAAATACTTCATGGTTTGTTCCTTGATGTATTCGCCTGTTGGGGTAACCAGGGTTGTGTAATCTCCGCATGCTTGGATATAGAGTAGCTCGTTCACTTTGATTATGTGTATACGTGAACCGTCCTTTACCGTAATGCGGTCGATGATTTCCTCTTGTACTTCCGGCTTCTCTTCTTCTTGCGGTGCTATGAATTCTTCTTCCTGTGCTTCGGGATCTTTCACTACTATCAGGTGATACCACAAAATGATAGCGATCCAGGTTGGTACGCCAAACAACAGGCGGAAAGGTATGGTAGAAGCAAAAGAGATATAAGGTATTCCCGCTATTCTTACCATAATGTCACAAATCATGAAGCTGCCCGCAATCCAGAGTAATATTCCTGCTGCGACAGTGATGACCTTTGTCTGGAGTATGGATACGTAACCCACCACAAACCAGGCTAGGTATGCCAGTACTGCAAGCCATCCGATGGTCGTGATTCCGTCTATGATGGCCGGCAGCCAGTCAACTCCGGCATATCCCCACGACAAAGTCGCTTGGATGATTGCCAGAATCAATGCCAGCGCAAGCATCGGAAACCAACGATAAGGGTAATCTATGATTGGATGTGCTCTCATAGGATTAGTCTTTAATTTCTAATCCGCCGAAGGAAATATTTCCGCGGATTATTAATGTACTTTCTTTATTAATATTCGCTCCCTGCCAACGCTTATCCTCGCATCCGCCGGCAAAAGCATTGCATTGGGGTAGAACGTTCCAGTCTGAAGGAATGTACAGTTCTATTCCACTACAGGTACAGTCGATATCGATATAAGTTTCTCCCGGTGCAAGATGTGTGTGGCGCAGATCGATGATAGTTCCCCCGAATGAAGCCCGGATGCTGGCTCCTTTGAACAATTCATCCAGTACGACATGTCGTACAGATCCAAAAGCATTGTCGGAACGCAGGTAGCCGTTTTCCGATTCGCATTGTTGCTCATTGTTTTCCATATCCATGTGTATATGTCCACCTCTTCCTTTAGTCCAGTCCCGGTAATGGCCGTTCATATGGCTTTTCATCCAGCGTTCCCTGCGGTGAGCCTTTACAAAGAACAGGATACCTGCTATAATCAGTGCAATAGGCCAGACGAAGGTTTGTGAATTCTCCGGCAACCATGACAATCCTCCGATCAGGAAGTAGGCTCCTATCAGTGTAAGGATGAGTCCGCTTATATAATGGCGGCGCGTCATTGTATAGATACCTAATACAATAAGAAGACTATTCCAGGATACCACTATGCTGAATAAGTCATATGTAATCCACCCTACGTTACGGGCAAACAGTAATATTCCGGAGATGATGAAGAGCGAAGCTATCAGTGCCTTACCTGATAAACCTGCATGAGGCGGGAAGTTTTGTTTCTTTTCCATTGTTTCTATTGTTATTGATTCATATTCCATTGTTAGGGTTTGATGGCTCAAAGGTAAGCGAATTATTCCTCTCTATATAGCCTTTCCGGCTGATTTCCGGTAGAAAAGCCGATGAGTTCCGGGTATGAATCGGTGAATTCGGACGGTGAAATGGAACTATTTGATAAAAAAACAGCAATATTCTGCAACCAAACTTCATCTTCTTGCGTCTAATAAGTAAATGAATAATAAGAAGAACTATGAAAGTAAATTTATCCATGGATGATATCCGTACGAAAGTAGAAGAGTATATTAAGAAGGCAGGTCGCGCTACCGGTCGCCCCGTACTTACCGCTTATTATGTAATGACTGCCGATACGACTCCCGATAGTGAGCGGACCAATATAATGCTTGCTTTGGTGGCCATTGTGTTTCCTACCAGTATAGAGGATATTCTGGGACAGCTCTTTATGGTGGGTAAAGGATTTGCTGCTGTTTATGCTTATAAAAAGGTGAAGAAATATATCACACCGCAGATAAAGGATAAGGTAGAGGCAAAGCTCGATGAGTGGTTCCATGATAATGTGATGGAGGTGGAGCCGCTTTATCTGGAATAACAGTTTCTTATTTTCAATAGGTATAAAAGGGCATCTGATTGAATCGGATGCCCTTTTTATATCTGTTTCGTTTTATCCTCCATTGCTTGGCAATACCTATTATTTATATTCAGAGTTTGACAATCAAATAATTATTCCTCATGCTGTATAAATCCGATTCTTCTGCATGACTTTTCTTCCGATTTCTTCTTGGTTTGCAGTTCTGCCAATGTCTGATTAATGAGTTCCAACTGCATCCGCGTATTATCATTAATATCGTTATAATCGGCAAGCATTTCTTCTATGTGGTTTTTCAATTTTTTCATTTGCTGTTCTAATTGTCCAACTCTGTCTATCTGTGGAACTACTGTAATCAGTTGTCGCATGGCAACAAAAACATGTACAATCAGAACATTTGTCTGAATGACAATATTGCTTCTTAGTACGCTTGAAAGCATTACTACTCTATGCTTTGTAAGAGTCAGTGGTATAGCGGATTTAGGTCGTTTCATTCGTGATGTCGTCACAAATTGTGATGAGATGGAGTTCTATTCTTCTAATGTAAGTTGAAATATAAAGTCTTTAGGAAAGTGTTCTATGATATTTAAAGCTCTTTCCATTGAGAGTGATTGTTTCTGATCCGTTATATTGCTAGGTGTCATTATCATAGTAGTAGGTGGAAATAGAATATTGGTTTTCTCCCACTTTCTTTATTTCCATTTTTATACGTTTTGTCACTTCGCTGTTTGTCCTGTTGGACTTCTGATTCAATTGTCAGCATTTTAAGTAGGTCATTTGGGGGCAATAATAGGTCAACAATTGCCTAACTTGAGACTAAAACCACTAAAGCAACAGACCCTTAATCGGAGGTTTCCATAAAGAAAAAAAGCTGTATTCTTTATGGAATCAGCCTTTTTCGTGGACCAGCCTGGGCTTGAACCAGGGACCTCCAGATTATGAGTCTGTTGCTCTAACCAACTGAGCTACAAGTCCGGTGTTATCCTCATCAGATAGCGGGCACAAAAATAGTATATTCAATTGAAATATGCAAACCTTTCGGGCAAAATATACTGTTTATTGCTTTGTTTTTAGAACTTATACGTACGTTTGGGGTTCTTGGGGAACCAACCTTTCTTTACGCGATCTTCTTGTTCAAAGACCTCCTTGATGGTCCAGAACGAAGAGAAAGCAAATACGCCTAAGAGGGACGCAATCAGGATATTTTCTACGCAAAGCGAGGCCACAACGCCACCGATGCCCAATACAAGAAAAATCCACCAGCACTTGGTACCCCAATAATACTCGGCTTTCACTACCACAGGATGAAACAATCCGATGATAAGAAATGTACAAATGCCGATGAACAGTCCCGAAAGATGATATTCGTTTAAGAATTCCATAAATTATCTGTTATTTCTCCGGGCAAATAGGAATTTCCTTCTTGATACTTTGCTCCAGTGAAATCAACGTTTCGGTAGCGGTTACACCCGGAATTTCTTGCATTTTGTTATTCAACAAGTCCATCAGATGCTCGTTATCGCGTGCATATACTTTCGTCAGCATCGTGTAAGGGCCTGTAGTGAAGTGGCATTCCACGATTTCCGGTATTTTCTCCATTTCGGCAACCACTGATTTGTACATGGAACCTTTTTCTAGCTTGATACCTACATACGTGCAGGTTCTGTAGCCCAGGGATTTGGGGTTCACATGATAACCGGAGCCGACAATGACGCCTAAATCTATCAAACGTTGCACACGTTGATGAATGGCAGCACGTGATACGCCACACTCAGCAGCTACATCTTTGAAAGGAATGCGGGCATTCTGAGAAATGATTTCCAGAATCTGCCGGTCAAGATTGTCTATTTTTTCCATAATATCAATTTGTGTAAGTTCTTGTTTTTATCAAATAGTAAGCAAATATAGGACTTTATTTTAATTTCTCTATAAAAAAGGAGGAAAAAATAGGGAAAGAGTAAAAAAGAAGCGGGCGAAGCAGATGTTTTTGTTTACATCCGTTTCGTCCGCTAAGTCTGTACCGTTAAAGAAAAAATCTTCGACTGATACTTATTTTTCGATGCTAACGAGCTCTACCTCGAAGATCAGGGTAGAGAACGGTTTGATCTGACCGCCGGTTTCTCTGCCACCGTAACCCAGTTCCTGCGGAATATAAAGTTCCCACTTAGAACCTACAGGCATCATTGTGAGGGCTTCTGTCCAGCCTTTGATAACTTGGTTGGCACGGAAAGTAGCAGGTTCGTTGCGCTTGTAAGAGCTGTCGAATTCAGTACCGTCAATCAAAGTACCCTTGTAGTTTACTTTCACTTTGCTGGTGTCAGCTGGAATCTCACCTGTACCTTTGGTGATGATTTTGTATTGCAGACCGCTCGGAGTAGTTACAACACCTTCTTTACCTTTGTTTTCAGCAAGGAATTTTTCACCGGCAGCTTTGTTGTCAGCGTATTTAGCAGCTGAAGCTTTTTCCTTGATGGCTTCCATACCGTCGCGCATGTAAGCTGTTGCAGCTTCTTTGGTCATAACGTTGCTCTTGTCTGTGATACCTGCGATGAAACCTGCCAACAGGTTTTCACGGCTGATAGTCTGAGTAGAGTCGCCACCGAAGATTTGTTGGTTGAAGCCTTCTACCCATTGTTTGCCTACCATCTGGCCAATTTGCATACCGGTCATGTAAGCAACGTCTTTCTTGCTGGTTTTAGCAGCGCCTTCGTTGAAACCTTTGATGAATTCAGCCATCTGAGTAGTGTCAACGCCTTGTTGCATCAGGTACTGAGTCAGACCTTCCGTACGAGCCATACCGATGGCGTAAGACAATGAGTCAACATCTGTTTTCAGATTTGCTTTCGGGCTTTGTGCAGTACAGGAAGCTAAACCTGCGCCTACTGCAAGAGCCATGATAAATGTTACTTTTTTCATTTTGCTTTTACTGTTTATTTTTATTTTTGGGATAATATTTCAAGTAGTTCCACTTCAAAAATCAATGTGCTGTGAGGCGGTATCATTTCGCCTGCACCTTGTGCGCCATAGGCTAGATCGGAAGGAATATAAAGTTTCCACTTGGCACCTTCGGGCATCAACTGAAGCGCTTCCACCCAGCCGGGGATAACCTGGTTCACGCCGAATACAGCGGGTTGTCCTCGTTTGATAGAACTGTCGAACAGGGTTCCGTCAATCAGTGTGCCTTCGTAGTGGCATTTCACCTGGTCGGTGGCTTTTGCATAAGTACCTACCTTGCCTTCGTTGATGACTTCGTATTGCAGACCGCTTGGCAAAGTAATCACATTAGGGCGTTTTTTGTTTTCTTCCAGGAACTGTACGCCTTGCTCTATGCTGGCTGCATTCATTTTCTCTTCCAGTTCTGCGAAGTATTTGTTTACTATATCGCGTGCCTCTGCGTGTGAGATGGCGGTTTTGTTTCCTTCCAGTATGTCTTTGATAGCTTGTGCAAAGTCATCTACTTCGATGCCTTTTGCACCCATACTTAATAAATTTTGACCTATTCCGAGGCCGATAGCGTAACTGAATTTATCCATATATCTTTGGGGTTGAGACTGAAAGTATTATCTCTTTCAATCAGTTGCAAAATTACAAGTCGCAAAAGTAAGTGTTTTATTTGAATGATTTATGTTTTTAGGTTTTAAATTTTCTTATATCTGTGGCAACTTCGGCAATCTTCTGTATTTTTGTAGAAAAGAAACTGCTATAAATAGAAAGGAGATTTTGGAATGAAGAAGAATTTAGTGATTTTATCCGGTGCAGGTATGAGTGCCGAGAGTGGTATCAGTACGTTTCGGGATGCAGGCGGATTGTGGGACAAATATCCGGTGATGCAGGTAGCCAGCGCCGAAGGATATGTGCGCGATCCGGAGCTGGTGATAAACTTTTATAACGAGCGCCGTAAGCAGTTGCTTGATGTGGAGCCCAATGCAGGGCACATCGGACTTGCCGAGCTGGAGAAGGACTTCAATGTGACGGTGGTTACGCAGAATGTGGATAATCTGCACGAGCGTGCCGGGAGCACGCGCATCATTCATCTGCATGGTGAACTGACGAAGGTGTGTTCCAGTCGCGACCCTTATAATCCTCGCTACGTAAAGGAGTTGAAACCGGAAGAATATGAGGTGAAGATGGGTGACAAGGCGGGCGACGGTTCGCAGTTGCGTCCGTTTATTGTTTGGTTTGGTGAGGCGGTGCCGGAGATAGAAACGGCTGTCGACTATGTGGAGAAAGCGGATATCTTTGTGATTATAGGTACTTCGATGAATGTATATCCGGCAGCGGGACTGCTGAACTATGTTCCGCGAACAGCAGAGGTTTATCTGATTGATCCTAAACCGGTGGATACGCACTCCATGAGGCGGATACATATCATTCAGAAAGGCGCTTCGGAAGGGGTGAAGGAACTGAAGAAAGAGATTCTTCGTTAACTGCCACTACTATAGCGAACTACAAGCGATACTTTTGCCGTGTTGTGCCATCGAATTGGCACGCTTTTGCCATCGAATTGGCACAACTGTGCCATAGGCATGGCAAGACTTTGCCAAACCTATGGCAAAAGCATGCCAAGCCTATGGCAAGCAATCGTCTGTTATTGGGTGGAAAGTATGGGCTGTGCTTGCAAAGTTTTATTTCTTCAATACCGCTCGCACCACAAACCACGCATGGTGTGCCACAGTACTTATCAGTCCGTAGTGCTGTGCCATAATCCGGAAGCGTTCCCGCAGGGAAGCCTTTTGGTTCTGCGTCGTCATACCTTCTTCCAGATAATCGATAAGCGTGAGATGCGTGTTATGCAGCGTTCGCGCTTTTTTCATGATGCGGATGCACCAGTCGAAGTCGGCGGAGAAGCGGTATCGCATATCGTATGGTACCGCCAGGCTTCGTTTGGCGAAGAATGCCTGATGGCAAACGAGCATACCTTGCCTGAAACTCTTCCATGTCAGCACTTCGGGGGCGGAGAGGCGGCGCATACGGAGGAAATGCCTTTCTTTATCTACTAAAGCAGTTTCGCCATATAGTACGTCCGGCAGTTCGCCGATTCCTAAAGTATGCACCATTTGTTGCAGAGTGTCGTCTTCATGGAAACTGTCTCCGGCATTCAGGAAACAGAGATAGTCGCCCGTTGCTAGGTGGATGCCTTTGTTCATGGCGTCATACAGTCCTTTGTCAGGTTCGCTGATAAGTAGGGTGATGCGGTCGCGATATCTTTCGGCAATGGCGAGGGTGCGGTCTTTGGATGCACCGTCTATGATGATGTACTCTACGTGGTGGTAGGTTTGGGAGATAACGCTTTGTATCGTGTCTTCCAATACGGCCTCGGCATTGTAGGTCACGGTGATGATGCTGAACTTGGGTGTGGGACGGTTATGCATGTCTTCCGGTTATTTTGTTATAAACGTCGATGTATCTCTTGGCAATGGCGCTTTCCGAATAATGGGAAACGGCTTTCCGGTAGGCTTGTTCGGAGAGCGTGGCGTATTCGGGTTCGGTCAGTATCCAGTAAATGCCGTTGGCAAAGTCTTCGGCTGATTTGTATTGTGCCACGTAGCCGTTGTGCAGGTGGTCTATCATTTCCGGTATGCCGCCTACGTTGAATCCTACGCAGGGGATGCCGCAGGACATGGCTTCCATAATGGTATTCGGCAGGTTCTCTTCCAGCGATGAGGTGACAAAGAGGTCGACGGCGTTGTAGATATCTACCAACTGATGTTCATTGCTGACGAAGTCGAGCGGATAAACCTTAAAAGGCAACATATTCTGTAACTGTTGCGACTGGTTGCCAAAGGCCACTACACCCAGTTGGTCCTTCATTTCCGGATGCTTCTCTGCCAAGAGTTTGCAGGCTTTAATCATATATTCCACTCCCTTCCGGGTATCCATTATCTTCACCGAACCGAACAGAATCAGTTTGCTGTCTTGCGGAAGTCTGCATTTCTCCCGTGCAGCTTTTTTGCTATGCGGCTTGAAGAGATTGGTGTTGATAGGATTGGGGATATTGGTAATGGTATGTCTGCTGAAGAGGGCACTCTTCCGGGCGCGTTCTTCCAGCCAGTGGCTACAGGCTACAAAGTTGATATGACGGCCTTCGTATAGCTTCTGCTTTTTGAGGAAGATGCGGTGGGAGAGGTCTTTCTTCCGGCTTCCGTTGTGGATGAAGGGGCAATGATGACACTCCTCTTCGTAATGTGTACATCCGCCGGAGTAGTGGCAGATGCCGGTACAGGGCCACATATCGTGCATGGTCCAGACTACGGGCTTACCCGAAGCCAGAATTTTTTCGATATTCTTTAAAGAAAGCATCCCCTGATTGATCCAATGGAGATGTATAACGTCCGCTTGCTGAAACTCCGGTAAGTTGGTAATGTCCGTGCCGGTGTTGGCAATGTCTACGGCGAAGAGGTGGTTTCTGTTGAAATGGTTGGCTTTCCAGATAACGATTCGCTCCCATACGAACTTCCATACCATGCGCAGGTTGTGGGGCAACTCCACTACGGTGATCTGTTCGGTCTGTTTGTCGCGCACCAATAGCTTGGCTTTGATGCCGTTATTCTTGAGGGCTTCCATGAGGCGGCTTGCAGCTACGGCGGGGCCGCCTATCTTTTCTGTTGTATTGATAAGTAGTATTCTCATTGTGTTACCTTTCTTCTGATTAAGTTTTGGTAGAGATTGAGATATTGCTTTGCAACGACTTCACCGGAGTATTTCCTGAATACTTCGCTTCGCATATTTTCTTTGGAGATGGCTGTCCGGGCTTCGGATATTCCCCATCGGATGCCTTCTGCCAGGCTGTCGGCAGAGAGATAGTCGGCCAGGAAGCCGTTCTCTTTGTGGCGGATGATGTCGGCCTGTCCGCTGTTGCCAAAAGAAACCGGAATGCAACCACAGGCTTGGGCCTCGATCAGAGTCTGGCCGAATGTTTCATAGAAAGAGGCGGATACGGTGACGTCTGCGGCGGAATATAGTTGCGAGAGTTTGTTTGTATCGCCTATTCGTCCCAGATAGGTGTAGCTGACGGGGATGGAGTTGAGAAGTTTCTCCGGATATTTGATTTTGCCGAATAGTGCCAGGTGAAGTTTTTCCTGTGGGAATTGCTTCTTTTCAATCAATAACCGGATGGCCTGGAGCAGATATTCCACTCCTTTGATCGGATCGTCGATGCGGGCGGCTCCGAACAGAATGATATGTTTATCGGGCAGGGACAGTTCCTTTCGGGACAGTTCTTTGTCCATCATCCGGAAATCGGTGGGCGAGAGTGTATTAGGGATCACGGATACAGGTTTCTCTTTAAGTAGGGCACTTTGCTGTATTTGTGAGGAAAGCCATGTGCTGACTGCAACGATATTCAAGGGGCTGGCATGACTGAATAGTTTTTGTTTCTTCTTGAATACCCGGTGCGCCAGATCGTTTTTGCCAGGGAAGCGTAGGAAACGGCAGTTTCTGCATTCGCTTTTGAAGAGGGTGCAGGTGTGGGCATGGTGGCAGATGGCGGTACATTCCCACATATCGTGCAGGGTCCAGACAACGGGCTTGCCCGATTCGAAGATTTCCTGTATATTGTTTAGTGAAAGCATTCCCTGGTTTATCCAGTGGAGGTGTATGATGTCGGCTTCCCGGAAGGCAGGCAGTTTGGTGACGTTGAAGCCTGTATTGGCTATGGAGACGGTAAAGAGATTCTTCCGGCTGAAGAGGTTATTTGTCCAGATAACCAGTCTTTCCCAGAGGAAAGTGCATTTCTTTTGCCAGTCTTTGCCCACAGGGATCACCTGTTCCGATTGGCTTTCCTTATGCAGGACGAGCATCTTCACGTCTGTTCCCGCTGTATGGAGCGATTCCATCAGGCGCCTGGCAGCGATGGCGGCTCCGCCTGTTTTCTCGGACGTATTGATTATAAGTACTCTCATGTTGCGGAATGTTTTGGCAAAAGTACAGCTTTTACCGCTTTCTATCCACAAATTCGTGGTTTTTTTAGCCAGTAAACGCTAAAGTGTCTATCTTTGCAGAGGAACAAATTAGCTACAAGTTACAGGCTACGAGCTACGAGTGGCTGCGCTGCCATACCGAATAGTACTCATCGCTTGTAGCCTGTAGCTCGTAACTTTATGATGATATGGGAGAAAAAGGTTTGAAATGGTTGGAACAGCTTTGGCAGTGCTTCCTCAGTATAGTGAAAATCCTGTTGCAGTCCAAGTGGCGCACGCGCTTGCCGTCTTCTTT from Bacteroides sp. MSB163 includes:
- a CDS encoding FKBP-type peptidyl-prolyl cis-trans isomerase, which translates into the protein MDKFSYAIGLGIGQNLLSMGAKGIEVDDFAQAIKDILEGNKTAISHAEARDIVNKYFAELEEKMNAASIEQGVQFLEENKKRPNVITLPSGLQYEVINEGKVGTYAKATDQVKCHYEGTLIDGTLFDSSIKRGQPAVFGVNQVIPGWVEALQLMPEGAKWKLYIPSDLAYGAQGAGEMIPPHSTLIFEVELLEILSQK
- a CDS encoding DUF4491 family protein, whose product is MEFLNEYHLSGLFIGICTFLIIGLFHPVVVKAEYYWGTKCWWIFLVLGIGGVVASLCVENILIASLLGVFAFSSFWTIKEVFEQEDRVKKGWFPKNPKRTYKF
- a CDS encoding LytTR family DNA-binding domain-containing protein codes for the protein MRAHPIIDYPYRWFPMLALALILAIIQATLSWGYAGVDWLPAIIDGITTIGWLAVLAYLAWFVVGYVSILQTKVITVAAGILLWIAGSFMICDIMVRIAGIPYISFASTIPFRLLFGVPTWIAIILWYHLIVVKDPEAQEEEFIAPQEEEKPEVQEEIIDRITVKDGSRIHIIKVNELLYIQACGDYTTLVTPTGEYIKEQTMKYFEGHLPTNNFVRIHRSTIVNVTQISRVELFGKETYQVLLKNGTKLRVSLTGYRLLKERLGI
- a CDS encoding SIR2 family NAD-dependent protein deacylase; translation: MKKNLVILSGAGMSAESGISTFRDAGGLWDKYPVMQVASAEGYVRDPELVINFYNERRKQLLDVEPNAGHIGLAELEKDFNVTVVTQNVDNLHERAGSTRIIHLHGELTKVCSSRDPYNPRYVKELKPEEYEVKMGDKAGDGSQLRPFIVWFGEAVPEIETAVDYVEKADIFVIIGTSMNVYPAAGLLNYVPRTAEVYLIDPKPVDTHSMRRIHIIQKGASEGVKELKKEILR
- a CDS encoding LiaF transmembrane domain-containing protein, which produces MEKKQNFPPHAGLSGKALIASLFIISGILLFARNVGWITYDLFSIVVSWNSLLIVLGIYTMTRRHYISGLILTLIGAYFLIGGLSWLPENSQTFVWPIALIIAGILFFVKAHRRERWMKSHMNGHYRDWTKGRGGHIHMDMENNEQQCESENGYLRSDNAFGSVRHVVLDELFKGASIRASFGGTIIDLRHTHLAPGETYIDIDCTCSGIELYIPSDWNVLPQCNAFAGGCEDKRWQGANINKESTLIIRGNISFGGLEIKD
- a CDS encoding glycosyltransferase family 4 protein, encoding MRILLINTTEKIGGPAVAASRLMEALKNNGIKAKLLVRDKQTEQITVVELPHNLRMVWKFVWERIVIWKANHFNRNHLFAVDIANTGTDITNLPEFQQADVIHLHWINQGMLSLKNIEKILASGKPVVWTMHDMWPCTGICHYSGGCTHYEEECHHCPFIHNGSRKKDLSHRIFLKKQKLYEGRHINFVACSHWLEERARKSALFSRHTITNIPNPINTNLFKPHSKKAAREKCRLPQDSKLILFGSVKIMDTRKGVEYMIKACKLLAEKHPEMKDQLGVVAFGNQSQQLQNMLPFKVYPLDFVSNEHQLVDIYNAVDLFVTSSLEENLPNTIMEAMSCGIPCVGFNVGGIPEMIDHLHNGYVAQYKSAEDFANGIYWILTEPEYATLSEQAYRKAVSHYSESAIAKRYIDVYNKITGRHA
- a CDS encoding Lrp/AsnC family transcriptional regulator; this encodes MEKIDNLDRQILEIISQNARIPFKDVAAECGVSRAAIHQRVQRLIDLGVIVGSGYHVNPKSLGYRTCTYVGIKLEKGSMYKSVVAEMEKIPEIVECHFTTGPYTMLTKVYARDNEHLMDLLNNKMQEIPGVTATETLISLEQSIKKEIPICPEK
- a CDS encoding FKBP-type peptidyl-prolyl cis-trans isomerase, which gives rise to MKKVTFIMALAVGAGLASCTAQSPKANLKTDVDSLSYAIGMARTEGLTQYLMQQGVDTTQMAEFIKGFNEGAAKTSKKDVAYMTGMQIGQMVGKQWVEGFNQQIFGGDSTQTISRENLLAGFIAGITDKSNVMTKEAATAYMRDGMEAIKEKASAAKYADNKAAGEKFLAENKGKEGVVTTPSGLQYKIITKGTGEIPADTSKVKVNYKGTLIDGTEFDSSYKRNEPATFRANQVIKGWTEALTMMPVGSKWELYIPQELGYGGRETGGQIKPFSTLIFEVELVSIEK
- a CDS encoding glycosyltransferase, producing the protein MRVLIINTSEKTGGAAIAARRLMESLHTAGTDVKMLVLHKESQSEQVIPVGKDWQKKCTFLWERLVIWTNNLFSRKNLFTVSIANTGFNVTKLPAFREADIIHLHWINQGMLSLNNIQEIFESGKPVVWTLHDMWECTAICHHAHTCTLFKSECRNCRFLRFPGKNDLAHRVFKKKQKLFSHASPLNIVAVSTWLSSQIQQSALLKEKPVSVIPNTLSPTDFRMMDKELSRKELSLPDKHIILFGAARIDDPIKGVEYLLQAIRLLIEKKQFPQEKLHLALFGKIKYPEKLLNSIPVSYTYLGRIGDTNKLSQLYSAADVTVSASFYETFGQTLIEAQACGCIPVSFGNSGQADIIRHKENGFLADYLSADSLAEGIRWGISEARTAISKENMRSEVFRKYSGEVVAKQYLNLYQNLIRRKVTQ
- a CDS encoding glycosyltransferase family 2 protein, with product MHNRPTPKFSIITVTYNAEAVLEDTIQSVISQTYHHVEYIIIDGASKDRTLAIAERYRDRITLLISEPDKGLYDAMNKGIHLATGDYLCFLNAGDSFHEDDTLQQMVHTLGIGELPDVLYGETALVDKERHFLRMRRLSAPEVLTWKSFRQGMLVCHQAFFAKRSLAVPYDMRYRFSADFDWCIRIMKKARTLHNTHLTLIDYLEEGMTTQNQKASLRERFRIMAQHYGLISTVAHHAWFVVRAVLKK